The stretch of DNA atatatatttatatatatatacatataaaaataatattaataaaattcagaaaaaaagttCCATGTTATCTACAGTTTCTTGTGAGCGGGCACGAGTGCAATGCCTTTGCTGAGGCAGGAGGAGCGGAAAGTGGAAGGGAGGCCACAGTGCAATCCTTTGGATTTAAAAGGCTGACCCCAAACTGTATTTTTGGTATAGGGCACCAGGGAATTAATACTAAGTGCCGGTGCATATCTACACGCCGGTGTAGCACCATGTTACGGGCCGTTCTCATTGTACAACAGATGACACTCTGTTTAGACCATTCCAGCTGAGGAAGATAGACAATTTTTAGGGTTAAGGTGCAGAACTCAGCCAGTGGCACATTTGCTCTTTAAGTTCAACGACCCAGGGCAGTGGTAGCTCCACCCCCATCCAGTCTGATGCAAGTAAGCGGGGTAAcaagtcagaaaaaaaaaataatcataaatTTTGAGTTTGGGGGAATTGATCAGAGATTCATCTCaagacctttttctctgtacctcCCTTAACCACTCTCCTGTTCCTCCGCAAAGCCTCGCTCTGTGTCTCTGTGCAGCTCACTCCTCCTTCTGCAGGGGCGCGGGGCCCAACTTTTCATCATGGCAGGATTCGCTGCCCTCATTGCTTATCCCTGTGAAGTGAGAGGAGCTGCCGTTGCTGCAGGGGTCGCTGCTCTCTCTAGATAAGGCACATGCTAAGTTTGGAGAACTGGGTTCTTCCTCTGCATTGGTGCTTCCGCTGGTCCCGTTTACTTGGGAGGGACTTCGGCTTTCAGATGAGCCCTTGAGGAATAAGAAAAGAGGCTGAAGTGAATAATGGTCACGCTATTACAGGCTTATAAATTCCACTCAGACTAAATTCAGGGGGCTTAGTGCTGGAACACGATTACGATTAAGTCTAGGTCATTCTAGGACCTGAAAACCCTGGGCCCCCAGCATTCTGaaaaacaggttccatacctgtagttacattTTCCTCACTTATCAGGAAGGTATGACTActtgggatgcaccgaatccagcctttttttttttatggattcggccgaaccaaatccattTGGGGGGGTTTCGCCGCACACGCAACTTTTAACTCTTCCCTATCCTAagtagcatatgccaattaggattcggattcagtttgggattcgccAGAATCCATCAGGGCGGGTTCGTGCATCCTTAATGACTACTAATTTACCCAAGAAATAATTTAGTATAAGAATACTAGGATAAATAGAtcggctgtgcaaaataaaaacgttttaaatatagttagccaaaaatgtaacctacaaaggctggagtgagctgatgactacttcctcctttgcagctctctaacctgttagtaaccaatcagtgatttccggggggccatatgggacataactgtttgcttttgaatctgacccgcatgctaaggatcaaaagcaaagtaaacagttatgtcccatgtgccgtgccccccccctctcctccTCAGGTGCCTGAggctagagagctgaaagcaggaagtagtgttctggccattatgttacaCATATGCCTGCTCCAGCCTTTATTAGAAAACTGTTTGATCTTGCACAGCCtattacccagttttatttttacactgaactgtttctttaatctGGAATTGTGCCCGCAGGTGGGTGCAAACCCACAGCACAGCTCCAGGTGTCTTAATAGTAAGCAGCTGCCTTAGAAGGGAAGTACAAGTACAACAACCAGATTCTATGCCAGGTACGGATACAAGTCCATTCCATGAGTTGGTGGGGAGAGATAGTAATACATTCCAGCTAAATACAGAAAGTGCCCTCTATCCCTTTAAGGACATAGAACAGTACTTGCTTAGATAATTCATTGACATATAAATATTTGCCAAATACATAACTTTGTCTATTTCTATTAAAAAGGAATTGTTTCACTGAATATGGATACAGCAAACAGTGTTAGGGTTAATGGTTACATAAGCGTGGCCTTTAGTAAGCCCTGCCACGTACACCAGAGGTTATTCCCAAGTAACTCATTGCATACAAATGACAAAACCCTGTAAATAACTTGACTAAAATGATAgtttaataaaagaaacaaaagggaTTAGTTGATGGGCAAAACACAGGATAGCGCAACCTTGGCTAAGATATGAACTTACAAAAAAACCACTTACTGGTTTGTTCACCTTTTTGTTTGTCTTTGTAACTTTGCCAGCAGGTTCTCTCCCACGCCTAGAGAGACACAGATATGTTAAAAGtaaatggagatttttttttatttttttttttttactgtatccTGCTTAAGCCATGTGTTCTACTACTTAACAGTTAACTTCTTATTTAAGTATCAATGCTCTGTAGAATCTGCAagtttcttccccccccccaaacataaaTAACCAACAGCATTACGGCTTCCAACAATGCAACATTTAGGGCTCAGGTACACCCTAccctcccttgttgcgggcgagaCAACTTTGGCGATTTCCACAAATcacgccgctgcgtatgccatcccgcaGGCaatttgccggtgggatgtcatatcagggagattagtcacccacaacaagggagatttgtcacagtcATCTCCCCATGTACCAAAGCCCTTTCTCATGCTGCATTCTTAACAGATACTGCCTTGTCTTTATGCAGATAAGGAATGGCAAGTCTTATCATAATGAAATAGAAGTTATGAAATAGATCAAACATACCCCTTTCCTGGACCCCCGACAGAGACAACTTGCATGCCAAAGGCTCCTCTCCCACGTGAAGGTTTGCTGCCAGCCCACTGGCCCACAACCATGCCCGCAATTTCTAGCTTACCCCCTTGTGGGGGGATAGTATGCAACGCTGCTAAAAGTAGAAAAGGTCATGTGAATACAAAACAGGAGCAGCTACAGTTTTCTCATTTCTTCTATATAGAGTAgctgttttttttgtatcttcccgtgcccccctcccccaaaggTCAGAAAGCCAGGCACATACCTGAAAAACCTCTATTTCTTCCTGGTGGAGGAGGCGGCATTGAACCCATGGCTCGTGGATATAGTGGTACAGGGTAAAATGGTGGCATCATAGGGGGCATGAAAGGTGGGGGAGGCAAAAGAGGAGGAGGGGGCTGCCGGTTTAAGTTGATCCCCTCCAGGATACTCTGTCTCATCTTCTCCACCTTGGCTGCCTGCTCTGCCTGGATATGACACAAAATCAGATTGTCAACACAACAATAATCAATGGTTCTATCCTGGTGGCCAATGCAGGGAATGTGGTATATAACTTATATAACTAAGAACAAGCACCAGTAACGACTGCAGCAGTCACATTCCTCAGTGTGCAGTGCCAAGATTATTGACATTTGCCTGTGATGCATCAATTCTACAAACACGGAGCAGTCaggctttatttttctattctcaTTGTTTAGATAGAGATATGCATGTATATAAGCACACGTATAATTGGCATAGAGCAAGATTTTCCATCATCATATAAATTAAGGCATTTTACCTAGGAAATCTCTGCCATACCTGGCCATCACATAATTCAATCAGAGGAACTTTCTCCCGGCCCCCTCGTATTAGCTTGCTTTGGAAAAGCTTCCCGTCAAAGTAAATCCAAGGGCAGCAATGCTCCCATGGCACGGGCTGCCCGCAGGCATCATTGGCAAACAGTGCAGTGTCCACTCCACTCATGAAAAGAGCTGCCAGCTGCACTCCGCGTGCATCCAATTTCTCGATCTGTAAAGCAAGCAAAAGCACCTCAATAGGACTCATTTTATTCTAAATGTTGCCAAAGCTTTAGCTGAGCCACCCTTGTAAATGGGGTTTCCTACATTCCTGGTATTCCTACAGGTGGGCGAGTCCTATGCAAAGGTAGTTGGGACATAGCAACACCTGGACTTTTTGAACTATTGCTTAGTTCTATTGCACAGAAACACATTCTGCTGTTTGCAGTAAGGATAGTGTTTGTCATTGGTCATAACGTAGTGTTCAACGTAGCAATGCTAAACTCCCATTGCCCCCACCAACCCCAAATTGTAGTAGATTTAGTCCCAAATGTAAACTAGTTCAATTAGGTAGTGGAGGTAAGACCAGAGTCTCAGTGGGTATAGACATGCTCTGTCAGTTGTAGCTGGTGATCCAGCCTCGGTACCCTTACAGGATATTGGGGTATGCATCATAAAGTGTTCCACCAGCTGCGCTTTAGTTAAAGCTGTCTAAGGCACTTCTTGATATCTGTAAATTTCATTCACTGTTTGCAGACTTCGACTGAAGTCTGGATAGATGGACACCCTGTAGTTTTCCCCTTTGGCACAGAGGCTTCACGCAGGATCATGTCCCTGTCTCTGAAATTAAGGCGGCATGCTATCAGGGAATGTGGTGGGGGGTGGgttttcctggtaccctgtgGGCTCTTTCATATGcaagaaagatatatatatagatatatatatatagatatatatatatatatatattatatatatatatatatatatatatatataaaaagctgccAGGCTGTCACATAACCATTGTTCCAGGAAGATTTCTAGACGCCTTCCTTCTGCTCTTCCTGGTGGCCCTACTAGTCTGATGTTGCTGTGCTGGAGCCTGTTTGCCAGGTCGTCTGCCTTGGCTTCCAGGTGACATAGATTGGACTTTCCTGGGTATGGGGTTTACAGTATCCTCAATGTCGCTGAATCTCCTTTCAACTTCTTGTGTGCATCAGTTTTGCGGATTGTAGTGGCGTGGTTGGTATTGGGCAAGGAGATTATCTCTGCCAGCATGAATTGGTCCAGCAGTGATGGCTGTGCAGAAGGTATGTGGGCTAGTGTGTAGCCAGGGGATCCCTGTGGGGCCTGTTTGCAGGCTGTGGGACTGGCCACGTGCTGGCTGCTGTctgtataccccccccccccccccaagtagaCATGCTTCTACTTGGGTAGGAGTCCCTGGCAAAGAGGTTATTTCCAAGGAGCTAGTTTCTCCTACGCGTGCGTAGCTTGCATGCTTGTGTGGAATGGATGCGGGCATCTTGGATTTCTCCCTTGTGCTTTTTACTAGGTATTAGTGCTCTGTTTCTTCCAATTTTTAGTGTGGTTCGTTAGGGTGCTGGTCGGGGATGCTAAAAGGAATCTTCCTGAGGTTCAGTGCCACCTTAGGATGCTAGCTCCTGGGTTGGGTTGGGCTGGTCTGGAGCTCGAGTTAGTGCGTCCTGCCTGCTCTACCTgtggccacgccccccccccccccccgccttccTTTTTCTCAAGGATCCTGCCTAAGGTGGGGCACCCCATCTAAGAATGCACTGTAGATGAAATTCTAGGAAGTCTCACTGGCTTAAAATCACAGAAATCATAACACCATTATGTTTGCAATTCTGCTGCAATCTTGTCTGTCCTTACCTTCAGCTCCTGCAGCTGGTCTGGTTCATACAACTGTGCAGATACAGCCTGCGCCAAAAAAGCATCCAGCTCATGCCTGAGCAATATCCTTCCTCCGGGCCACTGCATCATATACCTGCAAACAGGAAATATGGCCATTACACTCCATACAGAGTAAAACCTGCAATTCACTAACCAGATCCATATTCTCCCCTCACCGTAACACGCAGCACATAAGCAACAGGTGTGTCGGCACGTTGGCTGGGTTAAGCATGCTGGGTGTATCGGACTTCATGCAGGCCAGAAATGCTCTCATCCTGCGGTTCTTATCCTCTACAGCTTTGCCCAGCCACAGCTTCTTCAGATTGGGGCAAGTCCACTCTCTAAAGGTCATGGCAGATACCAGCTCTGGAGTCTGGGGAGACTTTCCCTTGTAGGCTGACCACTCCTTGATAATCACTGGGGGGACTGAAGGTAAGAGAGCAGAAACGACAAATTAGAAGATTTATAAGTTATTCTGACCTGTGTGAGAGAGAAAAATACTTCCCTTTTATGGAATTGAGAAGCTTTCTCTCATTCACAAGACGTTATTATTCTTGTAACTGAATATTAACCAATACTGTATTATTACTGTGGTTTCTACACGAATGTGTAAAGGAAGTTCTAGCTCTAGTTGTCAGTACTTATTTCAGATGAAAATTACAGAAGATCAGTTTGGTGTCCCAGTCACTGTGCAATCAAAACGCTTGCATGAGAAAGAAAATAAGTACGTAGGTTTAGCTGGGTAGAGAGTGCGCCATGGAGAAGACTAAAATATCCTTAGGAAGATTAGGCTATGTAAGGCAGCTTAGCAAAACAAAGGATTTATTTGGTGTGGGGAAACTAAAAAGAACAGAGGATAACACTGAAGTCCATAAGTCTAAAAATGCTAGAGTGTTTGTATTTGTGTTAAAGGTGCAATCTCTTCACCATGTTTCATGTATTTGTATCCAGCCCTGTGTTTATCCTGAGTTAATACTTTTAACCTCTGGGACACCCTATAGTGCATTTCATAGAGGATGAAATGAGTCTGCAATTTTCATATTCTAACTAATACTTTAGGGTGCAGTGAAACTTGTCCCAAGCATCACCCCCAGGTGTCATTGCTTGTCTATTTAAATGACAGATCGGTTCCTTTTGTTGGGTCTCCCTGGAGACCTGTGGATCCATCCTCCTGTAGACACTTGAAAAACTGAAGTCATACATGAAGTCGTATGAAAGAGCACTGATTTCGGAGACTCGCCCCAACAAAGATATGGCCACGAGGAATACGGTTTTCCACGTGAGTGGAACCGAGGCCAAGGGTTCGAACAGGGGGTTGTGTAGTGCTCGGAGCACCAGATTCAGGTCCCAAGGAGGGCAAGGTCTCCTTAAGGGGGGAACGAGGCCATAAGGTCAACCTCGGGAAGACCCCGCACCTTGACCAGTAGGGAGAATATCTGGTTGGTGAGGGACCATTTTCCTGGATCCAGTTATTGCCGGCTGAAATAGTTGGCCTTGCCAGTTGTTGACTCCCGGAATGTACACTGCCAAGATTAGTGGTATGTGGGTTTACTCAACCCACTGGAAAATTAGGTTGCTCTCCTGAAGTGCCTGGCAGCTCTTGGTTCCGCCCTGGTGGTTTATATATGCCACTGTCAAACTGGATACGAACAGGGTGTCCCTTGAGGTAATGTTGCCAGTGTAGGAGGGCGAGTCGGATGTTTTGCATGTCCAAAATGTTTATTGGGAGGGCCGCCTCCCTGGGTTGTCCTTCCCTCCAGAACTAGCCCACAACCTGTCAGACTGGCATCTGTTGTCTGAACCCTCCATTTCAGGTCTGACAATGGTTTGCCCTACAACACCATTGTTTTGGGGGGTAAGGGACATGGTCTGGGCAAGGCCATCAGGAAAGGATAGAACATTGCAGTTCCCAGAGGTGAAACTGGGCGAAGGGAATAGGCTCCATTGCCACCACCATGGAGCCCAAGACCTGTATGCAAAAGTGTACAGATGGACGAGGTGATGCTAGAAGTTGGTGGACTAGCAGTTGGAGTTGTTGGACCTTGTCCTGAGGAAGGAATACCCTTTACATTCCTAGGAATGTCCTTCAACACCCAGTTGCAATGGATTGGTTCGGTATGAGGGAAGACTTTTGTAGGTTCAGCTTCCAGCCGAAGCTCTTTAGGATTGACATTGTAAGATTAGATTTTTCTTGTTGATAAGAAAAAACCTTGATCAGAAGATCGTCTAGGTAGGGTGTGATGGAGACTCCCTGAAGCCTGACTACTGCTGCGGTGATCGCCATCACCTTGGTGAAGACTCATGGGGCAGAGGTCAGCCCTTGATGTCTAGAGTCACCAGGAATTTGTTTGCCGAGATGGCTACGATGATGGAGGGAAGAGACTCCATCTTGAACTTTGCTGGTCGAATAACGTTATTTAGACGTTGAGATCGAGAATGAGCCAAAGGGATCCGTCCTTTTTGGAAACCACAAACAGGTTGAAATAAAATCCTGGGAATGTTCGTGCTGTGGTACGGGAGTGTTCACTGCTTCTTCCAGTAGGCCTTGGATGACTGCTATGCTTTTGCCTGGGCTATGTCTTTGGGAATACGGGACAAAGAAATGCAGGGAGGGGGGACGGAGAATTCGAGTTGGTATCCTAGGGATGCCACTTTGCACACCCTGGAGTCCTGGGTGTGAGATAGGCAGTGTTTCCAAAAAAGTTGTAGCCTGCCCCCTACTGGCTCGAACTGTAAGGGAACAGCTTCCCCATTATGCTGTGGTAGATTTTCCGGATTGTTTGTAGGAAGGTTTGTGTGATTGCCAGTTTGTTCGTGACTTGGTGGAGAACCAGCAGACTGTTGAGGCTTTCCCCGAGTAACTGCAGActgtgcgccccccccccccctgtgagtTAATCACCGCCAACCAAGAGCGCATGCTGGCGCTGCACAGAGAACTTACCAGGCAGGTGGCCCCTGATGGGGAACCTGTATGCCTCACTCTCAGCTAGACATGCGCCCCTATGAGGAAGGAAGGCAGTTAGTGCTAGGTGGTCAGTGCTCCAGGAGCCCTGTGAGTGGAATCATCCCATGTGACTGCACTGTGTAGGCAGTCTAGGAACATCCCCAGGAATCCAGGAGAACCTGGAACTCTTGTGTTGACTCTGAGGGGAAGATAGCCCTAACCTCCAGAGGACCCTAGGAAAAATGGCTCAAGTGCAGCTGAGCTAGGGGGTAGCCGAGTGGGAGGAGTTTTtgttctagtgtcctgcctcctaatTGTGCAAGCTATACCCATTGTTCCTGTATCCCCCAAGGTGACATGAGAGAAAACACCATTTAGTTTTAGTTGCAATTCTTCATATTCTAACTCTAATCTAATTAGCCAACCCCACATTTTGCTAAATTGGAAATCGACAACTGCCCCCTCGCTTACCCTTTGGAAAAAACTAGTCAATGATGTGCTACCTAAACAAAAATTGGTCAATATTTCCAGAGGCTGCCCAGCCAAGTTTAATGCAGTGTGGGACACCTGGTTAAATGCACAACCTGAATAAATCTTCCAGGCTCACCAAAGCTCTATATACTTTTTACCTcttctaaactttttttttttgttaaaatgttaaaacattaaataacttattaaaaaaaaaaaaaaaaatgagccaccccccccccatctaaaAAAGAAAGAGCTGGGATGCTCACCATCTACAGGCAGGCGCCTGCGTATAGCCATCCTTTCCAGCCTCCGCTGAGTCTCTGCCAAGCTAAAAAGGACCCCATAGACATACTGGCGAGCGGTACGAAACAGGATGGTAGCTGGTGGGAGGTCAGTATTGCATTCATCTTCTATGCAGACTGGCAGTTTGATCTCACCCTGggaagtaagtgaaaattcagaGGTATGATCAGCTTTGTGTGAGGGCAGAGTCCATTTTGCTTATTATTGGTGCCACAAACCTTGGTGAGGACATGATATATGTATGGGTACATTAGCCCACGACGGTGTCTGTGCTCTGCCACTCTCAGGACCTCAGGAGCTACAAGTGGCAAGGGTGGTGTAGTGATATCCATATGGTTCCGAGTTGCCATGGAAAGCAGGGAAGGTATCTGATGTTCATTGTGCCCAAGGTTAGCATTAGAATCCCCAGACCCTGACTGTTGACCCCAGGACTGAGAATTCTTCTCCCCAGTAGGTTCTTCCCAGTTAGTCTTATGCTGACGGGCCTCTGTAACATGACTGGAGAGATAAAGGGCTTTCACTGATAAAATTATGGAATATAAAATCCAATGTATCACAAAGAAAACACTATATTTCTTAAGCACATGATGATTTGCATATGAAGGTGTGTCGGGCATTCCAAAGCTGGTAATGCGTTTCCTATTCAGTTGAACTGAactggcctggactgggattcaaaataggccttggaaAGTaccaagaggcccaaacagccatcaccagcccaatagtgactgtctatggcatcttacagcagcccctctggcatttgccagaatccacagtccaggcctggttgaACTTTTGCTGTTGCTCAGTTACCTATACTTCACAGAACATGCCATTTAGCAACAGGTTCTATTTTGGTTTTCATGTAAAACTGATCTCTATAAAAACCACTGGGAACAAAGAAATCACCAATTGGGTGGTATATTAGTGACTATCACTGAAGCTAAGCAATGCCCTGTGCAGCTATATAGCAGAGCCTGCAAATGGTATTCATCCAAACGAGACTGTCCCATTGTCTCATATGCACAAATGTCTGCATCATCATACTGCCATTACAGGTACTAATATAGAACAGCAATGATTTTTTTCACACAAGCCTGACATTTCTTGCAACTGTATCCGATTCAAAGAGGATGCTAATAGGCAAGTCAATTCATTTACTAggccttaaaaaaaataatatatatatatatatatatatatatatatatatatatatatttttttttttttttacaacaaattaTACACAGATAAACATTTTAATAGGAACTTTGTAACTCTAGCAATATATTCTAGTTTACGGATATTGTACCCACAGTTCTACAGCATAATGAGACAGAGCAAAAGCCTTACTTGGACGTAGCACCGTTCTGATCTTCATCTGATGAAGAGGATGGAGACGACTCATGACCAGAAGAAGGAGAAGGCTTCAGAGCTAGGTGATTAGGAAACTTAGAGGACGATGAATCGTATGGCAGAGACCACCCAGAGAAAGGCCCCGTCTTCAGCAAGGTCTCATCATGAAAGTGCTGCAGGTCACCAAATTGATGGGGGGGAAACATGAACCCTGAGTTGGGGCCTGGATTAAAGTGGTGTGGGTACTGCATCTTGGGTGGCATCTGGTGTCCAAACTAATGGAGGAAGTATTTTATTAGGGCTTGCTGTAGATTCACGCAACATTGAGCATATACAAAATGTGCTGTCCACACAGGGCAATGTTTTCATACCTCACTATAAACAGAAAACCTGCCCTCTACCAATTAAAATGTCTTTACTTTAATTTAGCTCAAAGTGAATAACCATCAGCCAATCTCTGGAAGCCCATAGTTTCCCTCAAGACATGTGACAAAACCACTGGTTTTGTTCCTACATTCCTATTCTCAAAACATCTCCAATGTTAGTAAACATTACCCTATGTCTTTTTGATTGTAATGCGTTGATTAGTTGAATAATGCTATGTAACTGGATGGAATTGAAAATCAGTTAAAAGAACAAGACTTTATCTTGATTCCTGCATCACCTTCTAACTACTGATATCCAGTGACACTCACCACTGGTTTTCCAACTGGCATGCCTCCCATTTGGTTATGAGGATGTGGAGGTACTCCAAATTGGTTAGGTCCATAACCTGAAACTATAGAGGCAATAGTCAGTATATTAACaggcattaaaaaaattataaatataacagGGACATGGCCTGAGCCTGCAAAGTCATTTAACTGCACATGCCATGCTGCAAAGACAAGTGTTTATGTACGTTTCACCCCTATATATAAAGCGGGATGTCATTACATTTCCATTCCCACCACAACCATCTGAAACAGTAGCATGTGATTTATCTTGgttctaataaaacatttaaacccaTAAATCAGATAGTTCTCTTTGAATAAGGATTTACAGAGCAGCTCTTGGCTCATATTCCTTGTGTATCTACGGATATACATATCCATCACTAAGAGCTCAGAGCAAGTACAATTCACTTCCCATTACCTATGGGACTCTCAAACCCTGGGCACTCACCAACATATGGAGATGGATTGAGTGGTTGCGGCCGCTGCTTCGTCGCTACAGAATAATAGTCCACAGCTTTCTTGAAGCGTTCTATTTTGTCTTCTGTCCTGGACTGCAGATCAAAAAGAAAGGAGGATCAAACATAACAGATATACACAAGTTCTATATGTTAATGTTAAGCTTCACCAATGGATTCCAAATCAATACACAATACCCACATACATTCTCACTATTCACAAACTATTCACATCTTAATGACTTTGCTCACCTGCGAGTGCCTGAAGATTTCCTTTCCTACTACATCCAAGTTAGAGACATCTTTAATAGATCCCACATATTCAGAGACAGCTTTAATTACAACGTCGCAGGGTGGCAGGACAAGCTGGTGAGCACGGACCTGGAAAAAGATGGCAACTTGGGATTGACTAAACATTATTTATTAACACAGGGCATTTGCTACAAGAAACTTCAACAAAGTACACCAAAATGTTAAGCCACATCAGGATAATACATATGCTTTATATGCAGCAGGCTATGGCTGAATTCAGTTTTATCTGGGATCTACAACTGTACCACGTCTGCTTCTGTGGTGGCAAAGAGAACACCTCAGGAGATAATAAGTGTATCTTGGACTTGGGGGTGAATCAAAATGATAATAACCCTTACCTATAATTCTACAATACTTGGTTCCTGACTTTTAAACCAACACTTGTACTCATCTATACAGACTTGAATTGGCTACCAGCAGAGACTGGTATGAAACCATAATGTGGCTCTCTTTACATCCATATGCTGACTTATCATACGGGCAGCTGTCTGGACTGTATAACCAGAATTTACCCATTCAGAGCCTTGTATATCCTTTAGGAGCCTTTTAAAAACAAGTAAAGTAGATCTAccaaactgctttaaaaaggtCTAAAGCAATGGATAAAGCTCAAACTGAAGCCAAGATTTAGCATCAATGGAGATTCGatgttctagatcagtgctgtctaacttctgtggtaccaagggctggaatatTTCTGGCCCATGTGGTGGatggccgataatggaagcctgttttggccacttttttttttttttattcaggtagATTTTTATTGAGTCAAAGCATTAACATTGGTACATACATAACATTGTTATCATTCAGTAGTACAATTATACaggcattttatttacattttttggtgtaatGTGGGGGTGCTAATCATATCAGTCAATGCACAGCATATATACATAGTATCTTAGAGGTCAGTCTGTCCCCTCTGATAGGTGGGGTGCCCTTAAGGTGAACATAGGGGCATGATTCTGGGGACCCAGGAGGGTACCGGTGGCCCTTGGTATGCACATAGAATTAGCGAGAGTTACTAGTTTGCGTGGGCGATCCATCTCCCCCAAATACCGACAAAGCTACCAACCTTGCCTTTTTGGCATAGTGAGTACCTTTCTTGCATGCATGTCTCGTTTACTGCTTTCAGCCACGAGTTGTAGGTTGGGTATGATTGTGATTTCCAGTTAAGGGTGATTTGTCTACGGGCTTGGAATAGCGCCTTAGCCAGGAGGCCACTCTTTTTTAAACCATgtccactttaaaccacacccgtattaaagcaaatgtttttaagaccatacccacattaatggtggtagcacaccaaaaagagGCAGGACACAACAATAAAACTAGAACTAGCTCTTCCTCCACCGGTTAAACCCCCTGGCAGGCAGACAGATATATAATACCATCACAAATTACCAGAACCATGTTGGATGGATACTGAGGGCATTGATAATGGAAGGAAAAGTCCTGTGTGCTCCAAGTGGCTGAAGAGGAAGAGTACAAAAATTCTACTTTTCGCCACTGTCAGCTTGGGGGTGTACTAAAGCTGTCCCCATGAGAGTAGGGTGGGAAAGGTTAGGC from Xenopus tropicalis strain Nigerian chromosome 8, UCB_Xtro_10.0, whole genome shotgun sequence encodes:
- the fam120c gene encoding constitutive coactivator of PPAR-gamma-like protein 2, whose protein sequence is MGVQGFQEFLEKRCPGAVVPVDLLKLARTVARQQHRAGLSPGGYPPAPPPPPPPPPQPPSPAAPPPCRVLVDADSALQRLYGGYQTDWVCGGQWNAMLGYLAALSQACLYQGGLELVAMFNGTLAKERLPEWARKAQGERQTAQLIVSHVGNKGTPPPRAWFLPPACLAHCIRLAMIRFRVKVFQSLEDHHLEVVSFFRENGFHGLIAHDSEYALCNIPSYYSSHALKLSWNGKNLTTNQFLMQEVAKQLGLKMSHFPIFAALLGNHILPDEDLAAFHWSLLGPDHPLASLKVRAHQLVLPPCDVVIKAVSEYVGSIKDVSNLDVVGKEIFRHSQSRTEDKIERFKKAVDYYSVATKQRPQPLNPSPYVVSGYGPNQFGVPPHPHNQMGGMPVGKPVFGHQMPPKMQYPHHFNPGPNSGFMFPPHQFGDLQHFHDETLLKTGPFSGWSLPYDSSSSKFPNHLALKPSPSSGHESSPSSSSDEDQNGATSNHVTEARQHKTNWEEPTGEKNSQSWGQQSGSGDSNANLGHNEHQIPSLLSMATRNHMDITTPPLPLVAPEVLRVAEHRHRRGLMYPYIYHVLTKGEIKLPVCIEDECNTDLPPATILFRTARQYVYGVLFSLAETQRRLERMAIRRRLPVDVPPVIIKEWSAYKGKSPQTPELVSAMTFREWTCPNLKKLWLGKAVEDKNRRMRAFLACMKSDTPSMLNPANVPTHLLLMCCVLRYMMQWPGGRILLRHELDAFLAQAVSAQLYEPDQLQELKIEKLDARGVQLAALFMSGVDTALFANDACGQPVPWEHCCPWIYFDGKLFQSKLIRGGREKVPLIELCDGQAEQAAKVEKMRQSILEGINLNRQPPPPLLPPPPFMPPMMPPFYPVPLYPRAMGSMPPPPPGRNRGFSAALHTIPPQGGKLEIAGMVVGQWAGSKPSRGRGAFGMQVVSVGGPGKGRGREPAGKVTKTNKKVNKPGSSESRSPSQVNGTSGSTNAEEEPSSPNLACALSRESSDPCSNGSSSHFTGISNEGSESCHDEKLGPAPLQKEE